The Candidatus Dependentiae bacterium genome segment TACCATACGTATGAGCTTCTTGGCCACTAAAGCTTTCACTGTTAATAAGCCTACCGTCGCCTTCATAAGCCGTCGTAAGGGTACCATGAGCATCAAGCTGTATTTCTTGGGCGCTTATTACTTGTTTTATAGGCAGATTAAACTGCTTAGCAAACTCAAAATCACGTTCACAGTGCGCAGGAACACCCATTACAATACCAGTACCATAATCTTTAAGCACATAGTTAGCCAAATAAAGGGGTACTTGCTCATTGGTAAGTGGATGCACAGCATAAGCTCCAGAGAATATCCCTGTTTTTTCGTGCATATTTTTTAGTCGCTCCGTACCTGTCATAGAAGTAAACTGCTGCTGATAAGCTTCTACAACTGCTTGTTGTTTACCAGGAACAATTTTTGCTACTAAATCATGATCTGGTGCTATAACAATAAACGTTACGCCGTACAATGTATCAGCGCGTGTCGTGTATACGGGCAAATCTAGCCAATCACCATTAGTAAGCTGGCTTTTAAAAGTAACGTAGGCGCCTTCACTTTTGCCAATCCAGTTACGTTGCATAGTCTTAACTTTTTCAGGCCATGCAAGTTTATCAAGCCCCGATATAAGCTGTTCTGCAAATTGAGTAATCTTGAGCACCCATTGGCGTACATTTTTATGGAGCACCTCTGTACCACAACGCTCACATCCATTACCTACAACTTCTTCGTTAGCAAGCCCGGTTAAGCATGAAGGGCACCAGTTAATAGGCAAATAAGACTCATAAGCAAGTCCAGCTTTAAACATTTTTAAAAATATCCACTGAGTCCATTTATAATATTCTGGATCGGTAGTATTAATTTCTTTTGACCAATCGTACAAAGCACCAATTTCTTTAAGCTGAGTTTTAAAATGGGCTATATTGGACGCAGTACCACTAGCTGGATGAATACCTTTTTTGATAGCATCATTTTCTGCAGGAAGACCAAAAGCATCCCATCCCATAGGATGCAAAATATTATATCCTTCAAGCCATTTTATACGTGTGTATACATCTGAAAGTACGTAACCACGCCAATGACCAACATGGAGTCCTGAACCTGAAGGATAAGGAAACATATCCAAACAATAAAATTTTTTACCTGAACCAGTAGTCCTTGTCTGACCAAGCGGTTTGGTATCCCATAAGCGTAACCACTTATGTTCAACATCTTTTACATTATACTGCATAGAAAAGTACCTAAAATTAGAATTTATGAGCCTATCAAATTAAAAGAATAGTACTATGAAGAGTATCACAGTGGTCCAAAAATTCAACTTGCCCGCTCTTAATTACATTGAGATTTATTTCAATAATAATTTTTATAATAATATAATTTATTTAATTTGACAAAATTTTAAAATAGTTTTACTATTATGGTATACGTATCTCAACTTTCACTACACTACTATTTTAATTGTTATTTTAAAGGACCCTTATGTTTATACGCCCTTTTTTTATTACTTTTTGTATGTTACTTAGCCAAATAACTTATACTATGCAGTATGATCAACAGCTTATAGATGCTGCTAAAATAGGTGATAGAGCAACAATGCAAGACCGCCTTGTAAACCATGGAGCAGATATTAATGCTGCCGACCAATTAAATCCTTCAACAGTGCATACTGCTCTTATATATGCTATAGAAAATGGCCATACGCAAATCGTAAAATTTTTAATAGAAAATAATGCTGATATTAAAGGACCAAATCACTGTAAGTATGCAGCTTTAACAACTGCTATAAATTGCCATAAACTTGAGATAGTAACATTATTACTTCAAGCAGGTCTTGATGTTAACTACTCAAAGATGTGTTCCGCTCCTAATACTCCTTTAACTTTTGCTCTAGCACACAGTCACACTTCCGGCTCTCTTGGAGATCCAAAGCGCTTTACAAGTCATGTGGCAAGCAAGCAATGCATTGACTTAGCAGAACTCTTACTTGATTTTAAAGCCAACCCTGATTTAGCAGATCAAAACTACCATACAGCTCCTTTGACGTCAGCTGTAATGTGTAGATGCTCTTTGCTTGCTGAATGTTTACTTACCTATGACGCAACAATACCAGAAGTATTTGCTAACAATCCCGTGCTAATTAAAGCTCTGAAAAACCAAGCTGAACTTAATCAAGCAGTTGCTAATAAAAACTTTTTAGCAGTACGAAGTCTTTTACAAAAAGGCGTCTATTGTAATAAAGCAGCTAAAGCTTTTATTAATCAAAAATTATTTGATCTTATACAAGCTGATGACGTTGCTTCACTTATAAGCTTATTAAAACTTGGCTTTGGATTATATACATGTGATAAAGATGGCAATACAC includes the following:
- a CDS encoding ankyrin repeat domain-containing protein is translated as MFIRPFFITFCMLLSQITYTMQYDQQLIDAAKIGDRATMQDRLVNHGADINAADQLNPSTVHTALIYAIENGHTQIVKFLIENNADIKGPNHCKYAALTTAINCHKLEIVTLLLQAGLDVNYSKMCSAPNTPLTFALAHSHTSGSLGDPKRFTSHVASKQCIDLAELLLDFKANPDLADQNYHTAPLTSAVMCRCSLLAECLLTYDATIPEVFANNPVLIKALKNQAELNQAVANKNFLAVRSLLQKGVYCNKAAKAFINQKLFDLIQADDVASLISLLKLGFGLYTCDKDGNTPLHTAIASRSDKVTSLLIYLLYKTQLIDKYLFKKNNAGFTPLDLALQNNHKMVALIAGMERPASTGWCTIS